One Tolypothrix bouteillei VB521301 DNA window includes the following coding sequences:
- a CDS encoding FkbM family methyltransferase — MKSIKDISGLISIRGHHFYANLVNSNSVVLDLGAHLGQFSHEVSQQFGCQCYAVEALPSLHKKIQETHLIRKFNYAISHSNEPVKFCVTDNPEYNHIGNWAVSAVQEKITVEGISLESFLKKHHIQSVDLLKVDIEGAEIDLFNSISDETLCKIKQLTVEFHDFAFPIQKEVEAIKERLKSLDFVCVVFSKYNNGDVLFINKKQCQIPLLNFIYIKYFSKYVRGFIRMFMRLFK; from the coding sequence ATGAAATCTATCAAAGATATATCTGGTTTGATCTCAATTAGAGGTCATCACTTTTACGCAAATTTAGTTAACTCTAACTCTGTGGTTCTTGACTTAGGTGCTCATTTAGGTCAATTCTCTCATGAAGTTAGTCAGCAATTTGGATGCCAGTGCTATGCAGTAGAAGCTCTACCTTCTTTACATAAAAAGATTCAGGAAACACATTTAATTAGAAAATTTAACTATGCAATCTCCCACTCAAATGAGCCAGTAAAATTTTGTGTAACAGATAATCCAGAATACAATCATATAGGGAACTGGGCTGTTAGTGCTGTACAAGAAAAGATTACTGTTGAAGGAATTTCTTTGGAAAGCTTTCTGAAAAAGCACCATATCCAAAGTGTAGATTTGCTAAAAGTAGATATTGAAGGTGCAGAAATCGATCTCTTTAATTCAATAAGTGATGAAACACTATGTAAAATCAAACAATTGACTGTTGAATTCCATGATTTTGCATTTCCCATTCAAAAAGAAGTTGAAGCCATAAAAGAGCGATTAAAATCTTTAGATTTTGTTTGTGTAGTATTTTCAAAATACAATAATGGTGATGTTTTATTTATTAATAAAAAACAATGTCAAATCCCTTTGCTAAATTTCATTTATATTAAATATTTCTCTAAGTATGTTAGAGGTTTTATAAGAATGTTTATGAGATTGTTTAAGTGA
- a CDS encoding glycosyltransferase family 4 protein, whose amino-acid sequence MIKVFMPCSGLGRVKRGFESFTQECFNVLANEPSLKLTLFKGDGGTREKEVTLWNLPRSDWKANQLGKLTGRTGYNIEQSTFFLSLLPYIYQQNPDIIYFSDINLGHALWHWRRFTKKRYKLLFSNGSPQDPPFPRWNYIQQLTPFHLQSAIDAGVAAEKQSLVPYGFHLPSQLQILTSTERKNLRSKLGLPEEQPLILSVGMIDKSHKRMDYLIREVANLPEPRPYLLLLGQKDTESSEVIELGMKLLGNNNFQVRTVKHNEVSNYYKIANIFVLASLREGLPRVLVEAMSHGLPCLAHDYPITQFVVGKEGYLANFELTNSLTGLICQVLAEGFSESKYYLRHLSVYNRFSWDRLRPQYIEMIHRCANSEELISPQNRSQLVGAS is encoded by the coding sequence ATGATTAAGGTTTTTATGCCCTGTTCGGGGCTGGGTCGTGTAAAACGTGGTTTTGAATCTTTTACGCAAGAATGCTTTAATGTATTGGCAAATGAACCTTCTCTTAAGCTAACTCTCTTTAAGGGAGATGGAGGTACTCGAGAGAAAGAAGTTACATTGTGGAATTTACCGCGTAGTGACTGGAAAGCAAATCAATTGGGCAAACTAACTGGAAGAACTGGCTATAATATTGAACAATCGACATTTTTTTTGAGTTTACTACCATATATCTATCAACAAAATCCAGATATAATCTATTTTAGTGATATTAACTTGGGACACGCCCTTTGGCACTGGCGACGTTTCACGAAAAAAAGATACAAACTTTTATTTTCTAATGGCTCTCCACAAGACCCGCCTTTTCCAAGATGGAATTACATCCAGCAATTGACTCCATTTCATTTGCAATCCGCTATAGATGCGGGAGTAGCAGCAGAAAAACAAAGTTTAGTTCCTTATGGTTTTCACCTTCCATCTCAATTACAAATACTGACATCTACTGAACGCAAAAATTTACGCAGTAAGCTTGGACTACCAGAAGAACAGCCCTTAATCCTTTCTGTGGGAATGATTGATAAATCTCATAAGCGGATGGATTATCTCATTCGAGAGGTTGCTAATCTACCTGAGCCACGACCTTATCTTTTATTATTAGGGCAAAAAGATACAGAATCATCTGAAGTGATTGAATTGGGTATGAAATTATTAGGGAATAATAATTTTCAAGTAAGAACTGTTAAACATAATGAGGTTTCTAATTACTATAAAATTGCCAATATCTTTGTGCTTGCTTCTTTGCGTGAAGGGTTACCGCGAGTCCTTGTAGAAGCAATGTCTCATGGTTTACCTTGTCTGGCCCATGATTATCCAATCACTCAATTCGTAGTAGGTAAGGAGGGATATTTAGCAAATTTTGAATTAACGAACAGTTTAACGGGTTTGATATGCCAAGTTTTGGCAGAAGGTTTTAGTGAATCTAAATATTACCTTCGCCACCTTAGCGTCTACAATCGATTCAGCTGGGATAGGCTGCGTCCTCAGTACATTGAGATGATTCACAGATGCGCTAATTCTGAAGAATTAATCTCTCCCCAAAACCGCTCTCAATTGGTGGGAGCATCCTGA
- a CDS encoding right-handed parallel beta-helix repeat-containing protein, protein MLARRTLLALISLSSFASILRSLRNASSLEEAAKNFNLMQAAQAQNLPINYVNVLEFGTLTIGLTNDSNTIATNTATIQSAIDSVGKIGGGNIYIPSGIYQIAPPSLTVKEPSSLIINYDNIVLFGDGIGKTILHSSGDYSVIDGNVVRGHGIMIQGTLNPRQPRKNVVIRNLELSGGTNGFTGNNKWPADPLTGDGWDLSHKGIVLDFNTSLDNITIDSVYVHDFRGEVIYGGGDGIQKVIISNSKLHGSNGALLSIEADLIVTNCEFSQTATAWVENAALSPNKSHYFDNCIFQDSTYHGLVLTLGKFPALNKHIITNCSFSKSLSGVCAFDINHVLIKDNVFRDCDSALLTSRKNNDIEFLNNKIIGENHPTVTANLTGENNNIYIYNNTHFVNEKLEKTACIFYFGELQNIVIGDNKFENCRTPEQSASLTNERPLFRNNQYINVERRELQGIANFWQSPPYIIEPKCEEIVVLNNTGNSIISVDMSTKHYVNGQEILIVGGASDAQVKFPQNSTTVKCHGDRYLSGKGERLRLKFQKSDLTWYEVSYDTSM, encoded by the coding sequence ATGTTGGCTCGTCGTACTCTGCTCGCTCTTATTAGTTTAAGCTCCTTCGCTAGTATCTTACGATCGCTACGTAACGCTTCCTCATTAGAAGAAGCAGCCAAAAATTTCAATTTGATGCAGGCTGCACAAGCTCAAAATTTACCTATAAATTATGTCAATGTTTTAGAATTTGGAACACTTACAATTGGTCTTACGAACGACTCTAATACTATTGCGACCAACACGGCAACTATTCAATCTGCCATTGATTCAGTTGGTAAAATAGGTGGAGGAAATATTTATATACCCTCAGGTATATATCAAATTGCTCCGCCGTCTTTAACTGTTAAAGAACCATCTTCACTAATTATTAACTACGATAATATCGTACTTTTTGGTGATGGTATTGGAAAAACAATCCTTCATAGTAGCGGAGATTACTCTGTTATTGATGGAAATGTTGTCAGGGGTCATGGAATTATGATTCAAGGTACTCTAAATCCCAGACAACCAAGAAAAAATGTTGTCATTAGAAATTTAGAATTAAGTGGTGGTACAAATGGATTCACAGGGAATAATAAATGGCCAGCCGATCCACTGACTGGAGATGGATGGGATCTGAGCCATAAAGGGATTGTTTTAGATTTTAATACCTCTTTAGACAACATCACTATTGATTCTGTTTACGTGCATGACTTTAGAGGAGAGGTCATTTATGGTGGTGGAGATGGAATTCAAAAAGTGATTATATCTAATAGTAAATTGCATGGTTCTAATGGAGCTTTGCTGAGTATTGAAGCAGATTTAATCGTAACTAACTGTGAATTTTCTCAAACGGCAACCGCTTGGGTTGAAAATGCAGCTTTATCACCAAATAAATCTCATTATTTCGACAACTGTATCTTTCAAGACTCTACTTATCATGGTTTAGTTTTAACACTTGGTAAATTTCCAGCGCTTAACAAACATATTATTACTAACTGTTCATTTTCTAAATCTCTCTCTGGAGTTTGTGCTTTTGATATCAATCATGTTTTAATTAAAGATAATGTTTTTCGTGATTGTGATAGTGCTTTATTAACAAGTCGTAAAAACAATGATATTGAATTCTTAAACAACAAAATTATTGGTGAAAACCATCCAACGGTTACAGCAAATTTAACAGGAGAAAATAACAATATTTATATTTACAATAATACACATTTTGTTAATGAAAAACTTGAAAAAACTGCCTGTATCTTTTATTTTGGAGAATTACAAAATATAGTTATAGGAGACAATAAATTTGAAAATTGTCGGACTCCCGAACAATCTGCTAGCCTAACAAATGAGAGACCATTATTTCGCAACAATCAATATATAAATGTTGAACGACGAGAATTACAGGGAATTGCTAATTTCTGGCAGAGCCCTCCATACATTATTGAGCCAAAATGTGAAGAAATTGTAGTACTGAACAATACAGGTAATTCAATCATTAGCGTAGATATGAGTACCAAGCACTATGTTAACGGACAAGAGATTTTGATTGTAGGTGGTGCGAGTGACGCACAAGTAAAATTTCCTCAAAATTCTACTACTGTTAAATGTCACGGCGATCGATATTTGAGCGGTAAAGGTGAACGGCTAAGACTGAAATTTCAAAAATCTGACCTGACATGGTACGAAGTTTCATATGATACATCCATGTAG
- a CDS encoding glycosyltransferase family 4 protein, with the protein MKLCWLIPSDRSGGISPVALSCCQQAAKAGFETTMLLLATPSKIDLENNFRVDSLGLYGSAPEAPAALLQWLKENPQDVLFFNACGEFDVIIPYVTPNTKCVYVVHDTAPQYWQTALKEEENLEAIVAVSETVAIQFRDRLQQPEKLSVIYNGCVFPEQSQLNNLRQDELVFLGGDNPTKGAFDVLKLWKQLVKLGFAGKLHWFGHVTPEFRAKIDKIPHSNRICVYGHVSRDRVFSVAASAKVLLMLSRVEPFGMATIEAMSMGCVPIAWDINTGTKEIVTASKTGLFVPLGKMRALAAQVMYACEHYQTFYSAVIERAHSNFNAAVMWKGYESLIHQVSTLQAIERSKKGQQPTAYQPPIRRFQGIPPRIRLAIREFIGRSPYLGYWLRDLRGW; encoded by the coding sequence ATGAAATTGTGTTGGCTAATTCCTAGCGATCGCAGTGGTGGGATATCGCCTGTTGCTCTGTCTTGTTGTCAGCAAGCTGCAAAAGCAGGATTTGAGACAACCATGCTCTTGCTTGCGACGCCTAGTAAGATAGATCTTGAGAATAATTTCCGAGTTGATTCTTTAGGGCTGTATGGTTCAGCTCCAGAAGCTCCCGCAGCTTTACTGCAATGGCTGAAGGAGAATCCACAGGACGTATTGTTTTTTAATGCCTGTGGGGAATTTGATGTTATCATTCCTTATGTAACTCCAAACACTAAATGTGTTTATGTTGTCCATGACACTGCTCCTCAGTACTGGCAGACAGCTCTTAAAGAAGAAGAAAATTTAGAGGCAATAGTTGCTGTATCCGAGACCGTCGCTATTCAATTTCGAGATCGTTTACAACAGCCAGAGAAACTTTCTGTCATTTATAACGGCTGTGTCTTCCCCGAACAATCACAACTTAATAATTTACGGCAAGATGAACTTGTATTTTTAGGTGGCGATAATCCAACAAAAGGGGCGTTTGACGTTCTCAAGTTATGGAAACAGCTAGTTAAACTTGGCTTTGCAGGAAAGCTACACTGGTTTGGTCATGTAACGCCAGAGTTTAGGGCTAAGATTGACAAGATTCCTCATTCCAATCGTATTTGTGTCTACGGTCATGTTTCACGCGATCGCGTCTTCTCTGTCGCTGCATCAGCTAAGGTTCTGCTCATGCTGAGTCGTGTTGAACCATTTGGTATGGCAACTATTGAAGCGATGAGTATGGGATGTGTACCAATTGCTTGGGATATTAATACTGGAACAAAAGAAATTGTTACCGCAAGTAAAACAGGGCTGTTTGTACCTTTAGGTAAAATGCGAGCCTTGGCAGCACAAGTTATGTACGCTTGTGAACATTATCAGACTTTTTATTCTGCCGTGATTGAACGCGCACACTCCAACTTCAATGCAGCAGTTATGTGGAAAGGCTATGAATCTCTCATTCATCAAGTTTCGACTCTTCAAGCAATTGAAAGAAGTAAGAAAGGTCAGCAACCAACAGCTTATCAACCTCCAATCCGCCGTTTTCAGGGAATACCTCCCCGCATACGTTTAGCGATTCGAGAATTTATTGGGCGATCGCCTTATCTTGGCTACTGGCTTAGAGATTTGCGTGGTTGGTAA
- a CDS encoding glycosyltransferase family 4 protein, with protein MKILNLIQCLNLGGMEKSAYILVNETQNRGMKWEIQSVTPAGSGKQIFVDLNIPVNDNSYEGTFGYKSHLSLKRKVQCFSGDIILVTGPTLTGCLSIKGNKHKKILGIHFCHKYNNPNLLRWKIFYKYFGDEYDAIICHSPYLLEQTAQIAPFLKHKLHLIENSTQLQPLVTKDKKLLIRQTLGIPDRAFVIGNAGWLIERKRFDVFLQVCAKVCQSYPNVFFLIAGDGPLRQELEELARNLGISDKVKFLGWQDKIDTFYQAVDLLLFNSNSDAFGRTVMEAMGYGIPVVASVLEGGTNSVLVHKENGYLIQEHNINELAEYCLHLIQNHEVYQNFQLTSLELIRNRFSNELYVQKYLEVFHKVLKN; from the coding sequence ATGAAAATTCTGAATTTAATTCAGTGTTTAAACCTTGGAGGCATGGAAAAATCTGCCTACATTTTAGTCAATGAAACTCAGAATAGAGGTATGAAATGGGAGATACAAAGCGTTACACCGGCAGGTTCTGGTAAACAAATATTTGTAGATTTAAATATACCTGTAAACGATAACTCCTATGAAGGAACTTTTGGTTATAAGTCTCATCTCTCTTTAAAACGCAAAGTTCAATGCTTTTCCGGTGATATCATTTTAGTTACAGGTCCAACCCTTACGGGTTGTCTCAGTATCAAAGGTAATAAACATAAAAAAATACTTGGTATTCATTTTTGCCACAAGTATAATAATCCCAATTTATTAAGATGGAAAATATTTTATAAATATTTTGGAGATGAATATGATGCAATTATTTGTCATTCGCCTTATCTACTTGAGCAAACCGCGCAGATAGCACCTTTTCTCAAACACAAATTGCATTTAATTGAAAATTCAACTCAACTACAACCGTTAGTTACCAAAGATAAAAAACTTTTAATTCGTCAAACTCTTGGAATTCCCGATCGCGCTTTTGTGATTGGTAATGCTGGTTGGTTGATCGAGCGAAAGCGGTTTGATGTTTTTTTGCAGGTTTGCGCCAAAGTTTGTCAATCTTATCCAAATGTCTTTTTCCTGATTGCTGGTGACGGTCCGCTTCGTCAAGAGTTGGAAGAACTTGCTAGAAATTTAGGGATATCAGATAAAGTCAAATTTTTGGGTTGGCAAGATAAAATAGATACTTTTTATCAAGCAGTAGACTTATTGCTATTTAATTCTAATTCTGATGCCTTTGGTCGTACAGTCATGGAAGCAATGGGTTATGGAATTCCAGTAGTTGCTTCTGTCTTAGAAGGAGGGACAAACTCGGTTCTAGTTCATAAAGAAAATGGCTATTTAATTCAAGAACATAATATTAATGAACTGGCAGAATATTGTTTACATCTCATACAAAATCATGAAGTTTACCAAAACTTTCAATTGACTTCACTAGAACTGATTCGAAACCGATTTAGTAATGAATTGTATGTCCAAAAGTATTTAGAAGTCTTTCACAAAGTTTTGAAAAATTAA
- a CDS encoding glycosyltransferase family 4 protein produces the protein MHIVILFMNVGSYHAARLRAAHSACQQKRWSLTAVQVTDNTLEHPWGDLKREITFPLKTLVSKTANLNYTQESAASLLPSFLDNLQPDIVVIPGWGFPVSRAALTWCKRKQVPAIVMSETKWDDETRQWWKEQLKFWLYIRQYDAALVGGELHRDYLIKLGFPQEQIFLGYDAVDNDYFARSARAARLDSSLARQKCPGIPTKPYFIVVTRLLQRKNVSRLVKAFTTYHQKIGAEQAWDLVICGSGEEEPYIRNLLLENKLQGCVHLPGFIPYQALGYWYGLANAFVHPALQEQWGLVVNEACAAGLPILCSRTVGAAYELVCDRQNGLLFNPESQEDMTRALLAIHQTDSASRIKMGQLSQKIVEKCSPQNFADGLLKAIDITYTMSNKKAVLV, from the coding sequence ATGCATATCGTTATACTTTTTATGAATGTTGGTAGCTATCATGCTGCTAGACTGCGTGCTGCACATTCTGCCTGTCAACAAAAAAGGTGGAGTTTAACTGCAGTCCAAGTTACAGATAATACCTTAGAACATCCTTGGGGAGACTTGAAGCGTGAAATAACGTTTCCTCTAAAGACTCTAGTCTCTAAAACTGCTAATCTTAACTATACCCAAGAGAGTGCTGCTTCTTTATTACCTTCATTTCTTGACAATCTTCAACCAGATATTGTTGTTATCCCCGGATGGGGATTTCCTGTATCGCGTGCTGCATTAACGTGGTGCAAACGCAAACAAGTACCTGCTATTGTGATGAGCGAAACAAAGTGGGATGATGAAACACGGCAATGGTGGAAAGAGCAACTTAAATTTTGGCTTTATATCAGACAGTATGATGCGGCACTTGTTGGTGGAGAACTACACCGTGATTATTTAATAAAGTTAGGTTTTCCTCAAGAACAAATTTTTCTAGGTTACGATGCTGTTGACAATGATTATTTTGCTCGAAGTGCTCGAGCAGCAAGGCTCGATTCATCTTTGGCAAGGCAAAAATGCCCTGGAATTCCTACCAAACCTTATTTTATTGTTGTTACTCGCTTACTCCAACGCAAAAATGTATCCCGTCTTGTAAAAGCCTTTACCACTTATCACCAGAAAATTGGTGCCGAACAAGCATGGGATCTTGTAATTTGTGGTAGTGGAGAAGAAGAACCGTATATTCGCAATTTGCTCCTAGAAAACAAATTACAGGGCTGTGTTCATTTGCCTGGTTTTATTCCTTATCAAGCACTTGGATATTGGTATGGATTAGCTAATGCTTTTGTGCATCCTGCATTGCAAGAACAGTGGGGCTTAGTCGTTAATGAAGCTTGTGCCGCTGGACTGCCAATTTTATGCAGCCGCACTGTAGGAGCAGCCTATGAACTTGTTTGCGATCGCCAAAATGGTCTGCTTTTCAATCCAGAAAGTCAAGAAGATATGACGCGTGCCCTATTAGCTATTCATCAAACAGATTCAGCTTCAAGAATAAAAATGGGGCAATTAAGTCAAAAGATTGTAGAGAAGTGCAGTCCTCAAAATTTTGCTGATGGTCTTTTAAAGGCAATTGATATTACATACACAATGTCCAATAAGAAGGCTGTTCTAGTATGA
- a CDS encoding glycosyltransferase family 4 protein: MKSILFYFGGFASVGGIETFGKNLLSYLQSQGYRCTLLCWGQTSPLLQVLRNAKVQIFQSPWRWGCKWNLPDWILLTIGIQQLQKADAVLFGKLFPTPILKRLRAKASFTHFIYITPYKPLPPQTKVESQRLLEALNIFDMILVQSSSFIEDLHTIGYKGQIEVIPYIPHAPGELKPFPKNENLKIGFLGRLVEDKNIPLLLQSFCNFQKQYIKESNSVHGEDRKPSLHIFGDGPLRNELEQLAQNLEIKSSVVFYGNVSNKDVEDAIASCHVFAFTSHIEGQCLAALEILGCGRPIVATKAGALPEILADSRLGRIVSSANPDNFANSLMEIGKLIEQQLVSPETIRSAYLERYAPEKVGERYSNLLKSLK; encoded by the coding sequence ATGAAAAGTATATTGTTCTACTTTGGTGGTTTTGCATCAGTAGGTGGCATAGAAACCTTTGGGAAAAATTTGCTTAGCTACCTGCAAAGCCAAGGTTATCGTTGTACGCTTCTATGTTGGGGTCAAACATCACCGTTACTTCAAGTTCTTAGGAATGCAAAAGTTCAAATTTTTCAAAGTCCTTGGCGTTGGGGTTGTAAATGGAATTTGCCAGATTGGATACTTTTGACAATAGGTATTCAACAGCTTCAAAAAGCTGATGCAGTACTGTTTGGTAAACTTTTTCCTACTCCAATCTTAAAACGGCTTCGAGCAAAAGCTTCTTTTACGCACTTCATTTATATAACTCCTTACAAACCCTTACCTCCACAGACGAAGGTAGAGAGTCAGCGTCTTTTAGAAGCACTCAATATCTTTGATATGATTTTAGTGCAGTCATCCTCATTCATTGAAGATTTACATACAATTGGATACAAAGGACAAATTGAAGTTATTCCTTATATTCCTCATGCTCCTGGTGAACTTAAACCTTTTCCAAAAAATGAAAATTTAAAAATTGGTTTTTTAGGAAGATTAGTTGAAGATAAAAATATTCCTTTACTACTGCAATCTTTTTGTAATTTTCAAAAGCAGTATATCAAGGAATCTAATTCTGTACATGGAGAAGATCGAAAGCCAAGCTTACATATTTTTGGTGATGGTCCTTTACGCAATGAACTTGAACAATTAGCTCAAAACTTAGAGATTAAATCCTCTGTTGTTTTTTATGGTAATGTCTCTAATAAAGACGTAGAGGATGCGATCGCTTCATGTCATGTGTTTGCTTTTACTTCTCATATTGAAGGACAATGTCTGGCAGCCTTAGAAATTTTGGGTTGTGGTAGACCAATTGTAGCTACAAAAGCAGGTGCATTACCAGAGATTTTAGCTGATTCCCGTTTGGGCAGAATTGTATCATCTGCCAACCCGGATAACTTTGCTAATAGCCTAATGGAAATAGGAAAGTTAATTGAGCAACAGTTAGTCTCACCAGAAACAATCCGTTCCGCATATCTTGAGCGGTATGCTCCCGAAAAAGTAGGAGAACGCTACAGTAATTTACTGAAATCTCTTAAATAA
- a CDS encoding glycosyltransferase family 4 protein: protein MSYSKILVAQLGARKHYQEPLLFHRWGILDRLYTDFYSGHNKLTGKLRNSRIYNHLPNALKKGLDRYEPELQNAKIIHFPKLGYQYLQALKKAPPEQAPQIYIWAGQKFCQQIIQHGLGDANTIYGFNSACLELFEYAKKRGIRCVLDQTLAEWSLVHKLLLEEEQRWPGWSLSPFKVGEADLELLEREQREQDLADRIICGSSFVKNSLIARGVDGEKISVLPLGRLKERSLIQNSYLKSVQQNDDETLKILFVGSVNLRKGIPYLLKALKQIKGKISFTCKVVGSLEINYQRVTEYSDVCTFLGRVPRAEMKDLYNWADVFVLPSICEGSAMVTYEALLAGIPTITTDNSGSIVRDGIDGAIVPIREIDAIANQLLHMHTTKKAFSTTNNTQEYLDNLMQESENKLRQIVTFQQKKIQMSLTK, encoded by the coding sequence ATGTCATATTCAAAAATTTTAGTGGCACAACTAGGAGCCAGAAAACATTATCAAGAACCTCTTCTATTTCATCGTTGGGGTATTTTAGATAGGCTCTATACTGACTTTTACTCAGGTCATAACAAATTGACTGGTAAATTGCGAAATTCTAGAATTTACAATCATCTTCCCAATGCCCTAAAAAAAGGTTTAGATCGATACGAGCCCGAATTGCAAAATGCAAAAATTATTCACTTTCCAAAATTAGGATATCAGTATCTCCAAGCTTTAAAGAAAGCTCCACCAGAACAAGCACCCCAAATATATATTTGGGCAGGACAAAAATTTTGCCAACAAATTATTCAACATGGTTTAGGAGATGCCAATACTATCTATGGATTTAATAGTGCATGTCTAGAACTATTTGAATATGCCAAAAAACGAGGTATTCGTTGTGTTCTCGATCAAACACTTGCTGAATGGTCACTCGTACACAAACTTTTACTAGAAGAAGAGCAGCGCTGGCCTGGTTGGTCACTCTCACCTTTTAAAGTAGGTGAGGCTGACTTGGAACTATTAGAACGAGAACAACGCGAGCAAGACTTAGCAGATCGAATTATTTGTGGCTCTAGTTTTGTTAAAAATTCTCTAATAGCCAGGGGTGTGGATGGAGAAAAGATATCTGTTTTACCATTAGGTCGCTTAAAAGAAAGAAGCTTGATACAAAATTCATATCTTAAAAGTGTACAGCAAAACGACGATGAGACGTTGAAAATCTTATTTGTTGGTTCAGTAAACTTGCGGAAAGGAATTCCCTATTTACTCAAAGCTCTCAAACAAATCAAAGGGAAAATATCTTTTACGTGTAAAGTGGTAGGTTCCTTGGAAATTAACTATCAGCGTGTTACTGAGTACAGCGATGTATGTACTTTTTTGGGAAGAGTTCCCCGTGCTGAAATGAAAGATTTGTACAATTGGGCTGATGTATTTGTACTTCCTTCTATTTGCGAAGGTTCAGCGATGGTAACTTATGAAGCATTGCTTGCGGGTATTCCTACTATTACTACTGATAATTCAGGCTCGATCGTCAGAGATGGAATCGATGGTGCTATTGTCCCTATTAGAGAAATAGATGCAATTGCCAATCAACTCTTGCATATGCATACCACTAAAAAAGCTTTTTCAACCACAAATAATACACAAGAGTATTTAGATAATTTAATGCAAGAATCAGAAAACAAACTCAGGCAGATAGTAACGTTTCAGCAAAAGAAAATTCAAATGTCTTTAACAAAATGA